Proteins encoded within one genomic window of Streptomyces taklimakanensis:
- a CDS encoding catalase, translating to MTAQIENAGPLTTEAGAPVADNQNSETAGVGGPVLVQDQLLLEKLAHFNRERIPERVVHARGAGAYGTFTVTADVTKYTRAKFLSEVGKQTEVFLRFSTVAGNLGAADAVRDPRGFAVKFYTEEGNYDLVGNNTPVFFIKDAIKFPDFIHTQKRDPYTGSQEADNVWDFWSLSPESTHQVTWLFGDRGIPASYRHMDGFGSHTFQWNNEAGEVFWVKYHFKTDQGIKCLTQDEADILAGKDPDSHQRDLRESIERGEYPSWTVYVQIMPADEAPTYRFNPFDLTKVWPHADYPLIEIGKMELNRNPENIFAEVEQSIFSPHHFVPGIGPSPDKMLQGRLFAYGDAHRYRVGINADHLPVNRPHAAEARSHGRDGFMYDGRHGRAKNYEPNSFGGPTETGRPLWQSVPVSGATGEAPAPSHAEDNDFVQAGNLYRLMTEEEKGRLIDNLAGFIAKVSRDDIVKRAIENFRQADEDYGRRLEAAVKALRG from the coding sequence GTGACTGCCCAGATCGAGAACGCCGGACCGTTGACCACGGAGGCCGGTGCTCCCGTCGCGGACAACCAGAACAGCGAGACCGCCGGTGTGGGTGGCCCGGTCCTGGTCCAGGACCAGCTCCTGCTGGAGAAGCTCGCCCACTTCAACCGCGAGCGCATCCCGGAGCGCGTCGTCCACGCGCGGGGTGCCGGCGCCTACGGCACCTTCACCGTCACCGCCGACGTGACGAAGTACACGCGGGCGAAGTTCCTCTCGGAGGTCGGCAAGCAGACCGAGGTCTTCCTGCGCTTCTCGACCGTCGCGGGCAACCTGGGCGCCGCCGACGCGGTGCGCGACCCGCGCGGCTTCGCGGTGAAGTTCTACACCGAGGAGGGCAACTACGACCTCGTCGGCAACAACACCCCGGTGTTCTTCATCAAGGACGCCATCAAGTTCCCCGACTTCATCCACACCCAGAAGCGCGACCCGTACACCGGCTCCCAGGAGGCGGACAACGTCTGGGACTTCTGGAGCCTGAGCCCGGAGTCCACCCACCAGGTGACCTGGCTCTTCGGTGACCGCGGCATCCCGGCCTCGTACCGCCACATGGACGGCTTCGGTTCGCACACCTTCCAGTGGAACAACGAGGCGGGCGAGGTCTTCTGGGTCAAGTACCACTTCAAGACCGACCAGGGCATCAAGTGCCTCACCCAGGACGAGGCCGACATCCTGGCGGGCAAGGACCCGGACAGCCACCAGCGCGACCTGCGCGAGTCCATCGAGCGCGGCGAGTACCCGAGCTGGACGGTGTACGTCCAGATCATGCCGGCGGACGAGGCGCCCACCTACCGCTTCAACCCGTTCGACCTGACCAAGGTCTGGCCGCACGCGGACTACCCGCTGATCGAGATCGGCAAGATGGAACTCAACCGGAACCCGGAGAACATCTTCGCCGAGGTGGAGCAGTCGATCTTCTCCCCGCACCACTTCGTGCCGGGCATCGGCCCCTCCCCGGACAAGATGCTCCAGGGCCGGCTGTTCGCCTACGGCGACGCGCACCGCTACCGGGTGGGCATCAACGCCGACCACCTGCCGGTGAACCGTCCGCACGCCGCCGAGGCCCGTTCCCACGGCCGTGACGGCTTCATGTACGACGGTCGCCACGGCCGTGCCAAGAACTACGAGCCCAACAGCTTCGGCGGCCCGACCGAGACCGGTCGCCCGCTGTGGCAGTCGGTCCCCGTCTCCGGGGCCACCGGCGAGGCGCCCGCCCCCTCGCACGCCGAGGACAACGACTTCGTCCAGGCGGGCAACCTCTACCGCCTGATGACGGAGGAGGAGAAGGGGCGCCTGATCGACAACCTGGCGGGCTTCATCGCGAAGGTCTCGCGCGACGACATCGTCAAGCGGGCCATCGAGAACTTCCGCCAGGCCGACGAGGACTACGGCAGGAGGCTGGAGGCCGCGGTCAAGGCCCTGCGCGGCTGA
- a CDS encoding cyclic nucleotide-binding/CBS domain-containing protein codes for MPTLVRDAMSAVVLTIGPHHTLRQAARLMSARRVGAAVVLDPDAGGVGILTERDVLDSVGAGQDPDRELAHLHTTTDVVFASPAWTLEDAAGAMTRGGFRHLIVLDDRGPVGVVSVRDIVRCWMSGSGSGRAARDHEPVAADTVAA; via the coding sequence ATGCCCACCCTCGTCCGTGACGCCATGAGCGCCGTGGTCCTCACCATCGGCCCCCACCACACCCTCCGCCAGGCCGCCCGGCTGATGTCCGCCCGCCGGGTCGGCGCGGCCGTCGTCCTCGATCCCGACGCCGGTGGCGTCGGGATCCTCACCGAACGCGACGTCCTCGACTCCGTGGGCGCCGGCCAGGACCCCGACCGGGAACTCGCCCACCTGCACACCACCACCGACGTGGTCTTCGCCTCGCCCGCCTGGACCCTGGAGGACGCCGCCGGGGCGATGACCCGCGGCGGCTTCCGGCACCTGATCGTGCTCGACGACCGGGGTCCGGTGGGAGTGGTGTCGGTGCGCGACATCGTCCGCTGCTGGATGTCCGGGAGCGGATCCGGACGTGCCGCGCGCGACCACGAGCCGGTGGCCGCGGACACGGTGGCGGCCTGA